A segment of the Methanobrevibacter sp. genome:
AATATTTACTCATCATTCAATAACACTATTATTACTGTAACAGACATTACTGGTGCTGAAACTATTTCCCAATGGTCTGGTGGAAAAGTTGTACGTGCAGACAGACAACAAGCTTCACCTTTCGCAGCTATGGCTGCTGCAACTAGAATTGCTGATGATGCAAAAGAAAAAGGATTCGTTGGTTTACATATCAAAGTAAGAGCTCCTGGTGGAAACGGACCTAGAAGTCCGGGTCCTGGTGCACAAGCTACTATCCGTGCTTTAGCAAGAGCTGGAATTAAAATAGGAAAAATAGAAGATATTACTCCAATTCCTCACGATGGTACTGGAAGACCTGGTGGTAAAAGAGGAAGAAGAGTTTAGATGGATGGGTTTAATATGGAGATAGAAGTTAAAAGTCAAAAGGATGATGAAATTGTATTCATCATTCGTGATGCAGAAGTACCTTTTGTTAATGCAATTAGAAGATGTGCTATGGTAAATGTACCAAAAATAGCTATCGAAGATGTAAATATTATTAGAAATGATTCCGCTATGTTTAATGAGGTGCTTGCTCATAGACTTGGTTTAACTCCTTTAGTTTCTGATCTTGATGCTCTTGAAGGATTATCATTACCTGAAGATGATGATTGGGAAGAGTTCACTAATGGAATCATGTTCACTTTAAAGGAAGAAGGACCTAAAGTAGTTTATTCAAAGGATTTAATATCTTCAGACTCAAAAATTAAACCAGTATACGATACCATTCCTTTAGTAAAACTTAAAGAAAACGAAGAACTCAATATTGAAGCTGTTGCAAAAGTAGGATACGGAAAAGAACATGCAAAATGGATGCCAACCACTGTTTGTGCTTACAAACAATATCCTGAAATCACTTTCAATGATGATTTGGAAATTGATTATGACTGTGCATCTGCATGTCCTAGAGGTGTTTTAAAATCTGACAAAAGGTCTAAAAAGATTAAGATTTTGGACATTGAAAACTGTGCTATGTGTAAAAGCTGTGTTAGAGCTTCAACTAACGGATACATTAACGTAGGGTATCGTGAAAATGATTTCATATTTAGAATAGAAACTGATGGATCAATGCCTCCTAAAGAAGTTTTATTAAAAGCTTGTGAAGTATTAGGTGAAAAAGCAGATAAGTTTATCAGATTTAGTGAAGAAGGAGGAAGTAAATAATGGCTAAAAAGATTATAAAAACTAATCCTAACCTTATTGAACTTATTAATAAACTTTATGAACAATCAAGAAGTGAAGATGTAGCTATCTGGAAAGATGTTGCACAAAGGCTTGAAAGGTCTAATAGAAGAACCGCTGAAGTAAATTTGTCTGATATTGCAAGACATGCTGAAGCTGGTGAAACTATTTTAGTACCAGGTAAAGTTTTATCAAATGGTAATTTAACAGAAAAAGTAGATGTTGTAGCATTAAAATTCTCAGCAAAAGCACAAGAAAAAATCGAAAGTGCTGGTGGAGAATGCATCGCTATTGACGAAATAATCGAATCTAATCCTAAAGGATCAAACATTAGGATTATGGAATAGGTGTTATTATGATTATTGATGGAGAAGGCTGCATTTTAGGAAGATTAGCTAGTGTAACTAGTAAAAATCTTTTAGAAGGCGAAGAAGTAATTATTATTAATGCTGAAAAAATTATGTTAACTGGTAATAGGGATTGGGCTTATGCTAAATACAAACAAAGAGTTGACAGGGCAAGTATTTCTAACCCTCGTGACTTAGGTCCTAAATATCCTAGAAGACCAGATGATATATTTAGAAGAACTGTAAGAGGAATGTTACCTTTCAAAAAATCTAAAGGTAAAACTGCATTCAAAGGTTTAAAAGCATTTGTTGGCGTACCTGCTGAATATGCTGATGCAGAACTCACTTCAGTTCCTGAAGCAGAATACAAAAACATTAAAAAAGGTATCGAGTTAGGAGAAATCTCCAAACTTTTAGGAGCTACCTTTTAGATAGATGGATGTGTAATTATGGTTAAAGTTATTCATACTAGTGGAAAACGTAAAACAGCTATCGCAAGAGGTACTGTTCGTGAAGGAACTGGTAAAGTTAGAATTAACAGAGTTCCTTTAGAACTTTATTCTCCTGAGCTTGCTAACTTAAAATTACAAGAACCATTAACCTTAGCTGGCGACTTAGCTAATGAAGTGGATATCAATATCCATGTTATTGGTGGAGGAGTAATGGGTCAAGCTGAAGCTGCACGTATGGTTATTGCAAAAGGACTTGTTCAATGGTCACAAGATATGGATTTAAAAGAAAAATTCACTCAATACGACAGAACTATGTTAGTTGGTGACCCAAGACGTTCCGAACCTAAAAAATACGGTGGTCCTGGTGCAAGAGCTCGTAAACAAAAAAGTTACAGATAATTCCTTCTGTACTTTTATATTTTATTTAAATTAAAAAAGATGATGTAAATGATTCCTATTAGATGTTTAAGTTGTGGAAAACCTGTATCAGCATACTTTGATGAATATAACAAAAGAGTAGCTGCTGGTGAAAAGTCTAAAGATGTTTTAGATGATTTAGGTTTAACTAGATATTGTTGTAGAAGAATGTTAATTTCCCACGTGGAAACTTGGGAATAATTTTACATACGTAGGGATATTTTTTAATAAAAATATAATCTTGGTAAAATATATGCCTAAATGGAAGTAATATTCATGGATGTTGAAAAAAAATTAACAAGGTTTGAAAGGGCTAGACTTCTCGGAGCAAGAGCAATTCAAATATCAATGGGTGCTAAACCTTTAGTAGAAATTAAAGATTCTTTAGATCCTATAGATATTGCTTACGAAGAACTCAAAGCTGGAGTTTTACCATTAGATGTTATTAGATATGAATAAATAGTTTTTCTATTTATTCCTAATATTTATTTAAAAAAAATAAAAAATACCAATATAACTCTATAAATAGACTTACTGATTTTTTCGGAGTATAGGTTAGTTGGTAATAAATTAATTGGCACTGAGGTGTTTTTTTTGGTTAGTATAATAGAGGACGTCCAAGTTCGAAAGATTTTGGACAGCAGAGGAAACCCTACTATCGAAGTAGATGTAATTACTTGGAACAGTAAGGGTAGAGCTGCAGCACCTAGCGGAGCAAGTACTGGTTCACGTGAAGTAGTACCTTATCCTAAAGGTGGAATTGATGAAGTTGTTAGTGAAATGGAAGATTTGATTGCTTCTGAACTCATTGGAATGGATGCTGAAGATTTAGCAACTATTGATGAAGTATTGAAAGAAGTTGATGGAACCGATAATTTATCTGCTATTGGTGGTAATACTACTGTTGCTATCTCAATGGCAGTAGCTAAAGCAGCAGCTGCATCTTATAGTATGCCATTATATAAATACATTGGTGGAAATTTAGTAAATGAATTACCTTTCCCTTTAGGAAATATGATGAATTGTGGAGCACATGCAGGTATTAATGCGCCTGATATTCAAGAATTTCTAGTTGTTCCTGTTGGAGCTACTAATGTTGGTGATGCAATTTTTGCAAATGCTTCTGTTCATAAAAGATTAAAGGAATTAATTCAAACTAAAGATTCAAACTTTACCGGAGGTAAAGGTGATGAAGGTGGATGGGTGCCTAATATTTCAAATGAATCTGCTTTAGAAATTCAAGCCCAGGCTTGTGAAGAAGTAGGGGATGAATTAGGTATTGAAATTAGACCTTCACTTGATATTGCTGCATCCGAATTATGGAATGCAGAAGAGCAAAAATATATTTATGCTCAAGATGGTATCAAAAGAGATACCGGAGATCAAATTGATTTCGTAAAAGATATTATTGATACTTACAATATGTTTTATGTGGAAGATCCATTTGATGAATCTGACTTTGGAGGATTTTCTCAATTGACTGCAAAAGTTGGGGATAAATGCCTTATTTGCGGTGATGATTTATTTGTAACAAATAAAGATTTATTGGCTAAAGGTATTGAAATGAAAGCAGCTAATGCTATCATAATTAAACCAAATCAAATTGGTTCATTATCTGAAACTTATGCCACTGTCAAATTGGCTAAAGAAAATAATATTGTCCCTGTGGTATCACATAGATCCGGTGAAACTACTGATGAAACTATTGCTCATTTAGCAGTTGGTTTTTCATCTCCGTTGATAAAAACTGGAGCTATTGGTGGGGAAAGAATAGCTAAATTAAATGAACTAATTCGTATTGAAGAAGAACTTCCAAATCCAACTATGAGTAAATTTTAATAGATTTGGGGAGATAATTATGTCAAAAATAACAATTGATTATGATAAATGTGATGGTGCAGACTGTGCAGAATGTTCTGATGTTTGTCCTATGGAAGTATTAGTTCTTAAAGGAGACAAAATTGAAATTGTCGATCCTTCAGAATGTAGTTATTGTGAAGTATGTATGGACGTATGTCCAAATGATTGTATTATAATTGAAGATGATTTTTAAATAGGTGATAAAATGGCAAATGATGAATTATTAATAGATTTAGATAATTACTTAGCAGCTGGTTTACACATTGGTACTCAACAAAAAACCAGCGACATGGAAAAATACATATTCAGAGTAAGATCTGATGGTTTATACGTATTAGATATTCAAAAAACTGATGAAAGAATCAGACAAATCGCAAAACTCTTAGCAAAATATGACCCAGAAGATATTTTAGTAGTAGCAACCAGACAATATGGTCAAGCTCCTGTTAAAAAATTCGGAGAAATCACCGGTGCAAAAACTATTCCTGGTAGATTCATCCCTGGTACTTTAACCAACCCAAATTATGCTAAGTTCATTGAACCTAAAGTTATTGTTGTAACTGACCCAAGATCTGATGCACAAGCAGTTTTAGAATCCAAACAAAACGGTATTCTCGTTGTTGCATTATGTGATACTGAAAACTTACTCAGTTTTGTTGATATTGCAGTACCTGTTAACAACAAAGGTAGAAAAGCTATTGCTTTAGTATACTGGTTACTTGCAAGACAAATCTTAAGAGAAAGAGGAGACATTCCTGAAGACGGTGACTTAGATATTGATTCCACTGACTTTGAACTTAAATTTTAAGTGAGTTAAATGTTAAGACAACCTGCCGTAGCTGGATCATTTTATCCAGATGATGTTGAAAATCTAAAAAGACTCATTGAGAGTTGTTTTTTAGAGGAATCAGGTGTTGGTTTTATACCTGAATTGAATAAATTTGAAGGTAAAGATTACCCTATCAACGTTATGGTTCCACATGCAGGTTATCAATATTCTGGTGCAATAGCTTCTCATAGCTATTGCAATATCGTTAAAAATGGTTTTCCTGAAGTTTTTATTATTATAAGTCCAAATCATACTGGTTTTGGTAGTGAAATTTCTGTTTTTAATGAAGGTGTTTGGATGACACCTTTAGGAAATGTTGAAGTTGATAATGAATTTGCTGATGAGATAATTTCAATTTCAGATATTGCAAGTTCAGATTTCCATGCTCATGTTCATGAACATAGTATAGAAGTTCAACTACCTTTCCTTCAATATTTTTCTTCCGATTTTAAAATAGTTCCGATTACTATGGGAACACAAACTTTTGTAACTTCAAATGATTTAGCAAATGCTATTTTTGAAGCTGGAAATAAGTTAGGTAAATCCTATTGTGTTATTGCAAGTACAGATTTATCTCATTTTAACAATCAGGAAAAAGCAAATAAAGTTGATGGCTTTGTTTTAGAAGATATTGAAGAAATGAATGAATTCAAATTGTTTGAAGAAGTCGTTCAGTATAATATTACCATGTGTGGTTATGGTCCTGTAATGACCAATATTTCACTTTCTAAGAGAAATGGGAAGAATTCTTGTGAAATATTAGCATATCAAACTAGTGGTGATGTCACTGGTGATTATAGCTCTGTTGTTGGATATGCTTCAGGAGTTTTTAAATAAAGGTGTTTTTTTATGATCGCAAAGGCTTCCGCTCCGGCAAAAACTATATTATTTGGTGAACATTCAGTTGTTTATGGTGAACCTGCAATTGCAGGAGCAGTTAATAAAAGGGTTTATGTTACAATTAAAGAGTCAAAATCTGATAAATCTATTTTTAGAGCTCCAGATATAGGATTTGAAGCAGAATTAATTTCTAGGCAAAAAAAATACATTTTAACAAAAGGAAAACCAGGTATTATTAGATATATTTTAGAATCTCTTTACAGAGCACATGACCACTCTCCAATCGACATAACATTATCATCAAATGTCCCTATTGGTTCAGGGCTTGGTTCATCAGCAGCAGTTACTGTAGCTACACTTGCTGCATTATATAGATATCACAATATTCGTTTTAATAAAAAATCTTTAGCTCATGATGCTCATATGGTAGAACAAGCAGTTCAGGGGACTGCTAGTCCACTTGATACTTTAGTTTCTACATATGGTGGTCTTATTTACTTATCCAGAAATAAAAAGGTTGAACACTTTAAAGTAAACTTCAATGCTCCATTAGTTGTAGGTTTTACAACTAAACATGGAAATACTGGAAAGATTGTTAAGGATGTTAAAAATTTAAAGAATAAAAATCCAAAAATTATTAATCCTGTCATTACTGCAATGGGTAATTTAACCAATTATGCTAAACAGGCTATTTTGAAAAAGGATTATAATAAAGTTGGAGAATTAATGAATATTAATCATGGTTTTTTAGATGTTATTGGCGTTAATACATTAGAATTATCTCGTATGGTATATAATGCAAGGGATGCAGGAGCTATTGGTTCTAAAACTACTGGTGCTGGTGGTGGAGGAAGTATTATTGCACTTTGTCCGGGGAAAGTTGATGAAGTTGCAAATGCTATTGCTCGTGATGATAATATTTTAAAAGTCAGATTTACTAGAAGAGGAGTCTCTTCAAGGGTTTATAAGTGATTTCATGATTATTTTAAAAATTGGTGGCAGTAGTTTAACAAATAAGGATTCATCTACAAGTGAAGTTAATTTTGAAAGTCTTAAAAGAATAGCTTTTGAAATCAAATCATCTTTAGATAATTCTGCTAAAGAGTTAATCATTGTACATGGTGCTGGATCATTTGGACATCCTCCTGCTAAAAAATATAAAATTGGCGAAGTATTCGATAAATCCGAGTACCCTCAAAAAAGAATTGGATTTTGTGAAACTCAGAATGCTGTTAAAAAATTAAACATGCATGTATGTGAAGCATTCATTGAACAAGGTTTACCTGTTGTTGCAATACCTGCTTCAAGTTTCATGACAGCCACTAATAAAAGAATAACTAATGGTAATTTAGATTCATTTAAAAATTATTTGGAAAAAGGTTTTATTCCAGTAATTTATGGTGATGTGGTATTGGATGATGAATTGGAAATTTGTGTTATTTCCGGTGATCAATTGATACAATACCTGGCAATGAATTTAAACCCTGATCAAGTAATTCTTGGAACCGATGTCGATGGTGTGTATAACAAAAACCCAAAAACACATGATGATGCTGTATTTTTCGATAAGTTCTCTTCACTTGAAGACTTGGATACTTTGGAAGGAACTACAAATATAGATGTCACCGGTGGAATGGTTGGGAAAATCAAGGAATTATTATATTTGGCAGATTTAGGAATTGAATCCAAAATAATAAATGCTGAAGTTGAGAATAACATTTTTAAAGTATTGGAAAATGAAGATGTAAAAGGAACTGTAATTTCAAGGGGAAATTAACATGATTTCAGATAGAAAATTAGAGCATTTATTAATTTGCGAAAATTATGATGTTTCATTTAAGAATAAAACTACTGGTTTTGAGGATATTGAATTAATCCATAATGTTTTGCCGGAAATTGATAAACAAGAAATTGATTTGTCAACATCTGCTTTTGGTAAGAAATTAGATTCACCATTATTCATTACTGCTATTACTGGCGGACATCCTGCTGCAAAAGAAATTAATAAACAATTGGCTATTGCAGCTGAAACTAATAATATTGCATTAGGTGTTGGATCTCAAAGAGCAGCATGTGAACATCCTGAGCTTGAGGATACTTATACTGTTGTTCGTGAAAATGCTCCTAATTGTTTACTTGTTGGTAATATTGGAGCACCTCAATTAAATTTAGCTGAAAAAGCTGTTGATATATTGGATGCAGATATTTTAGCTATTCATTTAAATCCTCTTCAGGAATCTATACAACCTGAAGGTGATTTGGATGCAAGAGGATATCTTGATTTAATTAATCAGATCACAAGTGCTGTTGATATTCCTATCGTTGCAAAAGAAACTGGTTGTGGTATTTCAGCAGAATCAGCAGAAGCATTGGTTGGTGCTGGTGTTGACTTTATTGATGTTGAAGGTGCTGGTGGAACTAGTTGGGCTGCTGTTGAAACATACAGGGCTGAAGATAGATATTTAGGTGAAACATTTTGGGATTGGGGAATTCCAACTGCAATTAGTACTGCTGAAGTTACTAATGCTGTTAATGTTCCTGTAATTTCATCTGGAGGAATTCGCAGTGGTCTTGAAGCTGCAAAAGCAATTGCTCTTGGGGCAGATGCTGTTGGTATGGCTTTACCATTCTTAAAAAATTCCGTTTCACAAGAACAATTAAACAAATTCATTTCAAGATTCAATGATTCCTTAAGAATTGCAATGTTTTTAGTAGGTGCTAGTAACATTGAAGAATTAAAAGAAGCTAATTTAGTTATTCGTGGAAAAACAAGAGAGTGGCTTAATGAAAGAGGTATTAACACAAAAAATTATTCAAGGAGATAAAACATGAGCGTAGAAATAATCGCTATTGGAGGATACCAAGAAGTTGGGAAGAACATGACTGCGGTCAAAATTGGTGAAGATGTCATCATTTTTGATATGGGTATCCATTTGGACAGAATTAGTATGCATGAAGATACAGATATCGACAGAATGCATAGTCTAGATTTAATTGAAAGGGGAGTTATTCCTGACGATACCTTAATGAAAGATGTTGACGGAAAAGTTAAAGGAATAATCTTTTCACACGGTCACTTAGACCACATTGGTGCAGTTGCTAAATTAGCACACAGATATGATGCACCTTTAATTGGAACTCCGTATACTGCTGCTTTAATTGAAAAACAAATTAAAGGGGAACGTAAATTCAAAGTAAACAATCCAATCAGACCTTTAAATGCAGGTAGTAAATTAAAACTTTCAAAAGATATTACTTTGGAATTTGTTCAATCAACTCACAGTATTCCGCAGGCAGTATTTCCGGTTTTACACACTCCGGAAGGAATCATTGTTTATGCTTTAGATTTTAAATTTGACAATCATCAAAAAGTATCTCCACCACCTGATTACAAAAGGTTAAGAGAATTAGGTAGGGAAGGAGTACTTGCTTTAATTGTAGAATCAACTAACGCTGCAAATTATAAAGAGGTTAAAACTCATTCCGAACGTATTGCTCGTAATATATTGGAAGATGTAATGAGAGGACCTCTTCAAGAAAAAACTGGTATGATTGTTACTACATTTGCATCTCATGTAGAACGTATACAAGCTATTGCAGACATTGCTAAAAAAAGCCACAGGGAAATATATTTCCTTGGTAGATCCATGGAAAGATTCTGTGGTATTGCACAAAAATTAGGTATTTTAAAATTACCTAAAAACGCTAGTATCTACGGATCCCCTAAAGCAATCAATAAGGCTTTAATGAGAGCTGATGAAGATAGGGCTAACTATTTACTCGTAACTACAGGACACCAAGGGGAACCTGATGCATTACTTCCAAGAATTGCTAATGGAAGAACTCCATATAATATCAAAAAAGGCGATAATGTAGTTATTTCAGCGAATGTTATTCCAAATCCTACTAATGCTGCAAAT
Coding sequences within it:
- a CDS encoding 30S ribosomal protein S11 is translated as MAKDEKWGIANIYSSFNNTIITVTDITGAETISQWSGGKVVRADRQQASPFAAMAAATRIADDAKEKGFVGLHIKVRAPGGNGPRSPGPGAQATIRALARAGIKIGKIEDITPIPHDGTGRPGGKRGRRV
- a CDS encoding DNA-directed RNA polymerase subunit D — protein: MEIEVKSQKDDEIVFIIRDAEVPFVNAIRRCAMVNVPKIAIEDVNIIRNDSAMFNEVLAHRLGLTPLVSDLDALEGLSLPEDDDWEEFTNGIMFTLKEEGPKVVYSKDLISSDSKIKPVYDTIPLVKLKENEELNIEAVAKVGYGKEHAKWMPTTVCAYKQYPEITFNDDLEIDYDCASACPRGVLKSDKRSKKIKILDIENCAMCKSCVRASTNGYINVGYRENDFIFRIETDGSMPPKEVLLKACEVLGEKADKFIRFSEEGGSK
- a CDS encoding 50S ribosomal protein L18e codes for the protein MAKKIIKTNPNLIELINKLYEQSRSEDVAIWKDVAQRLERSNRRTAEVNLSDIARHAEAGETILVPGKVLSNGNLTEKVDVVALKFSAKAQEKIESAGGECIAIDEIIESNPKGSNIRIME
- a CDS encoding 50S ribosomal protein L13; this translates as MIIDGEGCILGRLASVTSKNLLEGEEVIIINAEKIMLTGNRDWAYAKYKQRVDRASISNPRDLGPKYPRRPDDIFRRTVRGMLPFKKSKGKTAFKGLKAFVGVPAEYADAELTSVPEAEYKNIKKGIELGEISKLLGATF
- a CDS encoding 30S ribosomal protein S9, which gives rise to MVKVIHTSGKRKTAIARGTVREGTGKVRINRVPLELYSPELANLKLQEPLTLAGDLANEVDINIHVIGGGVMGQAEAARMVIAKGLVQWSQDMDLKEKFTQYDRTMLVGDPRRSEPKKYGGPGARARKQKSYR
- a CDS encoding DNA-directed RNA polymerase subunit N, coding for MIPIRCLSCGKPVSAYFDEYNKRVAAGEKSKDVLDDLGLTRYCCRRMLISHVETWE
- a CDS encoding DNA-directed RNA polymerase subunit K, which codes for MEVIFMDVEKKLTRFERARLLGARAIQISMGAKPLVEIKDSLDPIDIAYEELKAGVLPLDVIRYE
- the eno gene encoding phosphopyruvate hydratase; this translates as MVSIIEDVQVRKILDSRGNPTIEVDVITWNSKGRAAAPSGASTGSREVVPYPKGGIDEVVSEMEDLIASELIGMDAEDLATIDEVLKEVDGTDNLSAIGGNTTVAISMAVAKAAAASYSMPLYKYIGGNLVNELPFPLGNMMNCGAHAGINAPDIQEFLVVPVGATNVGDAIFANASVHKRLKELIQTKDSNFTGGKGDEGGWVPNISNESALEIQAQACEEVGDELGIEIRPSLDIAASELWNAEEQKYIYAQDGIKRDTGDQIDFVKDIIDTYNMFYVEDPFDESDFGGFSQLTAKVGDKCLICGDDLFVTNKDLLAKGIEMKAANAIIIKPNQIGSLSETYATVKLAKENNIVPVVSHRSGETTDETIAHLAVGFSSPLIKTGAIGGERIAKLNELIRIEEELPNPTMSKF
- a CDS encoding 4Fe-4S binding protein, whose protein sequence is MSKITIDYDKCDGADCAECSDVCPMEVLVLKGDKIEIVDPSECSYCEVCMDVCPNDCIIIEDDF
- the rpsB gene encoding 30S ribosomal protein S2, whose product is MANDELLIDLDNYLAAGLHIGTQQKTSDMEKYIFRVRSDGLYVLDIQKTDERIRQIAKLLAKYDPEDILVVATRQYGQAPVKKFGEITGAKTIPGRFIPGTLTNPNYAKFIEPKVIVVTDPRSDAQAVLESKQNGILVVALCDTENLLSFVDIAVPVNNKGRKAIALVYWLLARQILRERGDIPEDGDLDIDSTDFELKF
- a CDS encoding MEMO1 family protein; translation: MLRQPAVAGSFYPDDVENLKRLIESCFLEESGVGFIPELNKFEGKDYPINVMVPHAGYQYSGAIASHSYCNIVKNGFPEVFIIISPNHTGFGSEISVFNEGVWMTPLGNVEVDNEFADEIISISDIASSDFHAHVHEHSIEVQLPFLQYFSSDFKIVPITMGTQTFVTSNDLANAIFEAGNKLGKSYCVIASTDLSHFNNQEKANKVDGFVLEDIEEMNEFKLFEEVVQYNITMCGYGPVMTNISLSKRNGKNSCEILAYQTSGDVTGDYSSVVGYASGVFK
- the mvk gene encoding mevalonate kinase, which encodes MIAKASAPAKTILFGEHSVVYGEPAIAGAVNKRVYVTIKESKSDKSIFRAPDIGFEAELISRQKKYILTKGKPGIIRYILESLYRAHDHSPIDITLSSNVPIGSGLGSSAAVTVATLAALYRYHNIRFNKKSLAHDAHMVEQAVQGTASPLDTLVSTYGGLIYLSRNKKVEHFKVNFNAPLVVGFTTKHGNTGKIVKDVKNLKNKNPKIINPVITAMGNLTNYAKQAILKKDYNKVGELMNINHGFLDVIGVNTLELSRMVYNARDAGAIGSKTTGAGGGGSIIALCPGKVDEVANAIARDDNILKVRFTRRGVSSRVYK
- a CDS encoding isopentenyl phosphate kinase; translation: MIILKIGGSSLTNKDSSTSEVNFESLKRIAFEIKSSLDNSAKELIIVHGAGSFGHPPAKKYKIGEVFDKSEYPQKRIGFCETQNAVKKLNMHVCEAFIEQGLPVVAIPASSFMTATNKRITNGNLDSFKNYLEKGFIPVIYGDVVLDDELEICVISGDQLIQYLAMNLNPDQVILGTDVDGVYNKNPKTHDDAVFFDKFSSLEDLDTLEGTTNIDVTGGMVGKIKELLYLADLGIESKIINAEVENNIFKVLENEDVKGTVISRGN
- the fni gene encoding type 2 isopentenyl-diphosphate Delta-isomerase — translated: MISDRKLEHLLICENYDVSFKNKTTGFEDIELIHNVLPEIDKQEIDLSTSAFGKKLDSPLFITAITGGHPAAKEINKQLAIAAETNNIALGVGSQRAACEHPELEDTYTVVRENAPNCLLVGNIGAPQLNLAEKAVDILDADILAIHLNPLQESIQPEGDLDARGYLDLINQITSAVDIPIVAKETGCGISAESAEALVGAGVDFIDVEGAGGTSWAAVETYRAEDRYLGETFWDWGIPTAISTAEVTNAVNVPVISSGGIRSGLEAAKAIALGADAVGMALPFLKNSVSQEQLNKFISRFNDSLRIAMFLVGASNIEELKEANLVIRGKTREWLNERGINTKNYSRR
- a CDS encoding RNase J family beta-CASP ribonuclease — translated: MSVEIIAIGGYQEVGKNMTAVKIGEDVIIFDMGIHLDRISMHEDTDIDRMHSLDLIERGVIPDDTLMKDVDGKVKGIIFSHGHLDHIGAVAKLAHRYDAPLIGTPYTAALIEKQIKGERKFKVNNPIRPLNAGSKLKLSKDITLEFVQSTHSIPQAVFPVLHTPEGIIVYALDFKFDNHQKVSPPPDYKRLRELGREGVLALIVESTNAANYKEVKTHSERIARNILEDVMRGPLQEKTGMIVTTFASHVERIQAIADIAKKSHREIYFLGRSMERFCGIAQKLGILKLPKNASIYGSPKAINKALMRADEDRANYLLVTTGHQGEPDALLPRIANGRTPYNIKKGDNVVISANVIPNPTNAANRHIMERRLKLKGARIYPNAHVSGHAGREDHREFLRMLKPQHIIPAHGDLTMLAAYAELAEEEGYRIGYDIHILRNAQAQVFKS